The genome window GGGCAGACGCGTTGCCGATCGAGATGCGGTACAtgccctcggccgcgccggTAATGACACCCTTCATGCGCCATGCCGACGGAGTGACGGACACATACGGGTAAGCCTCGCCGTTGATACTCAGGCAAGCATCCGCTGGCCAGGTGAGAACGGGGTTGGCGCCAGACTCGCCGACGTAGGTGAGGTTGGTGACCGCCTGGAGGCTGACGCAATCCATCGGTTGGTCGTACTGGAGCTCGAATTCGACACTGTCGCCAGCGTACTCGACACGAGCGTCATGGCCAGGGGTGAAGCCGCTGAGGGCGGGCGGAGGGGAAACCCAGCGTGAAATTGGGACGTAGACACGGAAGTCGTACGGCTCGAGGTCCAACTTGGGGATGCAACCGCGGTATGGGGCCAGACCGTTTTGGTAGAACGACACACCGGTCGACTCCAGTGTGACCTCTTGGTAGGGGTAGAGAAGGTTCTTGATCGTGGTCCCGGACGTGAACGACGTGTTCATCCACTTCTGGGGGTCGGAGCAGTCAAAGTTATAGGACGTGGACACGTTCTCATTCGTGTAGATGTAGTACGCGACCTGCGAGATCTGCCCATCTTCCGACCATGGACCGCCGGGACCGCCGTCCTGTCGTTGCTTTTCGGACGGAGTACGCTCCGCTGCCCAGACACCGATCTCGGTATCCCGATCCGAGTTGGGATACCTATCGAAGCGGGTGTAGCTGGTGAACGCAGACAGCATGAACGCGTCCTGGATGGCAGGGTACGTGCGACGCATCCAGTTCATGTTGCGGGACGCGCGGCGGATCGGAGCCGTCGGGTCAAAGTGGTCGAGAGCGACCTGCGGGTCATAGCAGCCTGTGGTGACCTTGTCGTAGGGCAGGTTGTAGTACTGATCTGCCCCTAGGCGGTAGCATCCGTGACGCTTCCACGCAGGAGAAGCGACCATCGCCTGACGGCCGTAGAGATAGTTGGATGCCGAGGAGTCGAGGATGTACatctcctgctcctcgccgaacCACGTGATGGGAATACCCGGCATCAAGAGGTGGGTGACGAACATGCCGGCCAGCTGACGCTGAGTGCCGTTCGCCATCATCGGCCAGCGGAACACGTCTTGGTTGGTGGTGCCGTACTGGTGCCGAGGGTCAAAGTTGCCAGTCTGTGGGTTGATGAAGTCATTGTTGACAAGCATTTGATTCCACGCGTTGACAAAGTTGACGTCAACGTCCGGGACGACGGTGAGGTCGCCGTCCATGCCCAGATAGCGAGCTAACGCACGGTACACCGAGAAGTGAAACGCAGCCGAGTCCAGGGGAGCGTGTCCTTCCTCGCGGAGGAACTTGGAACCGTCGTTGTTCGTCAGGTTGAGAGCCTCCATGTACGTCGTCCGCATACCGGGTGTGCGTCCGCGGCCAAAGTAGATGGAACCGAACGTGTCACCACCAGTGACTTCGCCTGGGATGAAGAAGTTGTCCTTGCCCAGCTGCTTGGCACACTGACGTGTGTAGTAACCCCAATccgccagcgcgtcgaccgTGACCTGCGTGGCCTTGTCGATACGAATACCGTCAatgtcgagcgcctggaTACAGAGACAGGAGAAGTGCTTGAGTCTATCGAGGACATACGGATTCCATTCGCGCAAACGGTCCTGGACCGACGCAAACTTGGCAAGCTGACGTTTCCAGTCGGGGTGGGTACCGAAcgcctcgacgtcaccGTACTGGTCGAATGCACTGTTCATGCACCCTGTGAGGCCGGGGTCGATGATGTTGCCAGCCGAGTCAAAGAAGGTGGGGTAGACGCAGGACTTGTTGTACTCGTTGGTATAGTTGAAGTCCGGGTAGTAGTCGAGGCCCCACGGCGCGTAGTTGGGGCGCTTCCAGACCGCGTggtactcgtcctcggagaACGGCGTGGACGAGTTCAAGTGACTGGCAATCAATACGGCTCTCACCACAGATTACAACTCACCCTTCAAAGCCGAGCAAGTCGCCCATGGTTCCGACTGTCAAGTCAAAGATGATGTACATCCCGCGGGCGTGGAGACGGTCGACAAAGAGCTTCCAGTCTGTCAGGTTGCCAAAGTGCGGGTCCAGCAATGTGAAGTCGATGGCCGAGTAACCGTCCGCCTGCCATGGCATGTTGATATAGTTGGTGCCTGCAATGTAGATGGCTTCGTAACCCATACTCTGGAGGTAGTCAAGACCACGCTCATCCATGAGGCCAATGACATCGCCACCAGCACGAAGCTGAGTCTCACGCCAGTCATACTCGTAGATAAGGCGGAAGAAGTCGTTGTTGTCCGGGTCTCCATCGATCCACTTGTCCAAGAGGAGAGTGTATGTCGGTAAAGTCTGAAAGCGTCAGCAGTGAAGGCGCAACGAGTTCCGAGTGCAACGTACACGCCAGTTCTTTGGCGATGGGAAGTAGGGAGTCGTTCGCAATGGCGTAGTGTACTGCAACACGTCGTCTGTGTCTGTGACTGTTAGCCTGCCTACTCACGGCCGGGTGACGGTCTGACAGACACACCTTGATTCTTGTTGATGTTCCATGGGTCAAGCGTGTCGTTATATCGGATCGCTGTGACGCATACGGCCGATACGAGAATCCCCACGAGGAGGTGCGTCGCTCGCCGCAATGGCCCTGCGAACCAGGTGCTAGACCCTCTGCTCATGGCGTATGAGCGTCGGACAGAGGGTCAGGGGTGAGAAGAGGAGACTGGAGATGATGTGGCTGGCGAAACGGGGATGGGGCTAGCACCTTTCAAGTCTCCGTAATATCCGGAGGGTGCTGTGGCGGTACGCGCGTGGTCGGCGGTTGATCAGTGCAGGTTGAAGAGCTGCACTTGAGACCTAAGACTGAGTGACGATGCTGTGCGTTGGCAGAGCTTACACCTAGTATGCTTACGCGGTCAAGGGTTCGTTTTGAGGTGTTCGTTGGAGAGCCAGTCGCCAAGGAAGGAACAAGTCGTGATGCGTGCGTGTGACGATACAAATTCAGAGGCAGAACGCGACTAGCACATTCAGAATTTGGTGCTGCTTGTGGGGGAGCGCACGTTGGGTTTGTCGTAGAGACCGGTTGGCGTGAAGAGGACTAGTGTGAGATGGATGTGCACGCGGGGACGGTGTGCCAAGAGGGCTGATGGAGTGGGTGGTTGAATAATGATAACCAATGTCGAGCCGTCGAGCGCCCAAGTGGATTTGCAGTACACGATGGGGTGTGATTGATATGGAAGCGAACAAGGCGCCTGGTGGGGGTTGCGAGCAAGTTGGCGACGGATGTTGGAGAAGCGATGCTGGTTGCCAACGAGCCAGTGATTTCTGACTGAGGTTGAACTACAGCGCGTAGATGAGGAGAACGCGTGTTAAGAGTGGAggggaggtcgagggcgtaGATTGGGCAGAGGAGAtaggggaggggaggtgTCGGGAAGGTAGAATGGGGAGGTAGGAGGGGCTGAGGTGGTTAGATGATGGTGAGAATGAGAAGAAGAGTTGCGATGTCGTGGATCATGGACTGAATTACGAGGTGGAGCCAGGGGGACGGGGAAGGGAACAAAGTTCGCGTCTTGTATCTCTGCTCTCAAGTCAATACTATAATTACTATATTGTGAGTGTGCACGATGGGGTATGGGATCGGACCCTTGGTTGAGCTGGTAGAGACGCCGTGGTCAAACAAGGGTCGAACTGGTTCCAATAGGTATTGCAGGATAGTAGCTTGACCCTGACTATTTACACCTAGTTTTACCCCCCATAATCTCGGTGCTCAAAGCACCCTTTCAGGGTCATACCAACGCCCCTTACGCCAAGGTGCATCAGATCAAGGGTTTTCCATGTCGCAGGGTTGACCGTTATAGTTGTAGTAGCATAAGAATATAAGGGGGTTTGGGCGTTTGGGCCATGGGCCGGATATATGGCCGGATACCACACTCAACCTTGTAAACCTGTTGCCCTCAAATCGCTTTCCTTTGGTGTCTTTTGAGGTCCTTTGTATCCTTTTCAGCACTCAAACTGAAGACTGGGATATACAGATCTATACAGATATGCCAAAGTAAACATATACATGTAGGCACCATGTCTCGATCTCTCTGACATCTGTTACTCCACTTGAACCATACAACATACAACCATCACACATGCAAGCAATCCCATAATCTATAATCTCGGACACCTCCCGTGTCTCTCCAGCTCACATAAACAAGGTACCTAACTTAAAATGGCAGTGTCAGGTTTGTTGTGTGCATTGAGTGGGGCTGTGGGGGCCCTGGCACATGGCACAGCTGTGATCCAGTAGCATATAGTAATGGCATCAAAGCCTGTGTTGCAGCTTGGCAGAGGCCAGAGGGCAAATCTTGAAACTGGTGCAAGCATGTCTACAAAAGGTCACTCTCGGGTGGCATGCGGCAAAGTCAACATCCAAGCGCGACTCGCTTCTCACCCTTGTCAGTTTACCAATTGGTCCTGCAAGGCAGGAACAACTACTGGGGAATCAAGCTTTTTGGCGTCTTGGAAGCTTGGTCTGCACGCCTGTAGAACCGGAGCCGAGATGACTAGTTGGGGGGAGCTGCAGCGGGGGTTGGACGGGCCTTCGGCGCGATTCAGTCAGCACTTTGCGAGCGGAACGGGGTGGATAGGTGCGGACTTGAGGGAAAAGGGTGCAGACCAAAAACAGAATTGCTCCTGGCTGTCATTGAATTAAATTGAATGACAACGACACGAGTAAGCCATCTTTGGAAGGCCCTGTCAACATCCTGCTCTAACTTTGCCATTACCACATGCGCAGCATGCCCATGGCTAGGAACCAATGGTTGCGCGTACCCAATTCGCTGATCGCTGATAGCGGTCAGTGTTCGGTGAGAGGGGTGAGGACATGCGTGCACAGCTGCACAGGCATCAGTCAGGAGCGCAAACTACATGGGTGCGAGCTAACTAGGCAAAACGCAAGATCCTATCTCGGATCAAGTTTCGTAGTCAAAGATCCACCTGCTGTTCATGTCATTGCGTGGAGAGAAGCGATGTTCTAATGTGCATTATGTGCTTGTCCTCTCTAATTCTCTAAAGCTCTAATGCTACAGATCCCGCTTATCATTCGAGTGATCGACTGACCTCTGATCGGCAGGACTGGCCCACACAGTACACAGCGGGGACGAGCGGTATCGGTTTGGTATTGTCAGCAAAGGAAGCCAGTGCAAGAGAAGAGATGCTGGAAATTCCGCTCCTGGGCACCGTCAGCTTTCCTCTTGGCGCCAACCCCTTGGCAACGTCGACCTGTGCGCGCCTTACTTCGCCCCGTTTGCTTTTCCCCTACCTGAATTCTCGAAACACCACACGCGGTAGGCGTCTGAAATGGTCCTAATGTTAGAGAACAAGATAAAGTGACATTGTGGCTTCCGATCTTCCGCGGTTccgctctcctcccactccccGGTCTCAGGTACCAAGGTATCTGTATCCGTTTCCAGGTCGACATAACCTACTACGGTCCCGTTCCCCCCGTGCGTGTCACGCCTCCAGGTCTACAGGCATCCCACTCGAAACGTTGAGGCAACAAATCTGAGCGCGGACCGGTATGTCGCgtgttggtgttgaggcgtggggaggagggttCAAGAAACGGTCGACAAGGAGACCCGAGAAAGGGCCAACACAGCTAGGGACTTTGTCGCAGCCGTTGGAACCATGGAACGGTATGCAGGGATAGGGCCCATTGTAAAATTAACAGGGGAGTGGGTGCGTGAGTGACTGATTCATGAGCGCGTCAGGTGTTGGGAGGTCAAAACAGAGAATGCGTGTCCAATCGCCCGAGATCGCCCTTTGGCTGTAGAACGGCAATTACCGGAAAGAAATGACGTTCCTGGGCACCTGTCCTCTTAACAACACCCTTAGCCACCCCTGTACAATCAATTGGATCTATCGGGATCAATTAACAGACAACACGTGGATATTGACGTGTATATTATTCTGACACCAACACGTGAATGGAATCAATTCCACGCGCCTGGCTTTGGAtgtcaacaacaacagcgGGGACATTGTCTTCTCCAACCATCAATACTGTCTTACTCGGCCTGCATACACCGCCATCGTCAAGATGAGGATTGAAGAACTCATCCTAGACGGTGAGCCCCACTGTCTTAAATATCTAGCTCACCACAGGCTTCAAGTCATACCCAGTCCGAACGACCATCTCAGGTGAGTCATCACAACGAACTAAACCTTCCTCGCGGACTGACCCCAAGGCTTTGATGAGTCGTTCAACGCGATCACCGGCCTCAACGGCTCCGGGAAATccaacatcctcgacgccatctGCTTCGTGCTGGGCATCACCAACATGACCTCTGTGAGTCCAATGCAGCCGCATAGTAGCTAACTTGTTCAGGTCCGCGCTGGCAACCTCATGGACCTGATCTACAAGCGGTgagccgacctcgaggaagCTAACTGACATCCGCAGTGGCCAGGCTGGTGTTACAAAGGCGTCCGTCACCATTGTGTTCAACAACCAGGATCGCTCAAAGAGCCCAGTCGGCTTCGAGAACACTCCGCAGATCACAGTTACTCGACAGGTGAGCTGAGAGAATATTGCCCATAGCTGACCACAGATCGCGGTCGGCAACGTGTCCAAGTACCTTCTCAACGGCCACAAGTCGACTCTCCAGACTATCCAGAACCTGTTCCAGTCTGTGCAActcaacatcaacaaccCCAACTTCCTCATCATGCAAGGCAAGATCACCAAGGTGCTCAACATGAAGCCCGCTGAGATCCTCGGcatggtcgaggaggccgctgGGACGAGGATGTTCGAAGAACGCAAGGATAAGGCTGTCAAAACAATGTcgaagaaggacaagaaggtcgaggagatctCTACGGTGGGTTGCTTCTCTCCTTCCAAACTGACACGGAAGCTGCTCCGTGAAGAGATCGagcccaagctcgagaaACTGCGTGCCGAGAAGCGCTCATATCTGGAGTATCAGAAGGCCACGagtgagcttgagcgcctcaCCCGCCTGGTTAAGGCATACGAATGgcgtctcgtcgtcgacaagctcgagaagTCTGGCGCCTCGCTCGAGCAGAAGCACAATGACATCGCAGCAGCCAAAGAGGACATCACCcgcggcggtgaggagTGCAAGGTCATGGAGAAGGAACTGCAGGAGATTGAGGCGAGTAGGGCCAAGGTGAGTCACCCATATTTCTCCAGCCTGACTTTTCAGGAGATGGCCAAGGGGGGCAAGATGCAGGCGCTGGCAGACGCGGTaaacgagctcgagcgcgagctggtcAAGATCAACACGCAGCTCGAGATCAAAGAGTCTACGGTTGCCGATGACGccaagcgcgtcgagggTGCTAACAGCTCCGTCGCTGAGACCAAGGACACCCTCGCTGCGAAGAAGGAGACCTCGGAGAAGGATGCAATGGCATACGCCGAACTCAAAGAGGCGTACGACGCCGGCGTCAAGGATCTTGAACGGACAGAGCGGCTCCTCGAGTCTCTTATCACTGGTCTCTCGTCATCAaagggcgacgaggatggcaGCGCCGGTGGCTACATGGGTGAACTGGCTGAAGCCAAGGCTCTTCTCACAGCCGCCGGCACCGAGGCTGAGCaggccaaggtcaagatcggcctcgccgagcgcgagatcaaggacaaggagccTCGTGCCAAGAAagccgagaaggagggcgagggcctcgtcaaggaaCTTGCCGCCAAGCGCACCGAGGTTGACCAGCTGCGAGCCCGCGTGAAGGCGAGCGGctgggacgaggacaaggagcgcTCCttgctcgagcgccaggCCGAGCACGGCCAGAAGATTGCCCAACTGTCCGAGAAGCGCGATACAATCAAGTCACGCCTCGCGTTGCTCGACTTTGAATACACCGACCCGTACCCGAACTTTGACAGGAACAAGGTCAAGGGTCTCGTCGCAACccttgtcgacctcgacgagacgaACTACTCTTGCTCGACTGCACTTGAGATCTGTGCGGGTGGCCGACTGTACAACGTCGTTGTAGACGACGCGAAAACGGGCGCCGCACTTCTCGGCCAGGGCAAGATGCGCAAGCGCGTTACCATCATCCCTCTCAACAAGATCAACGCGTTCCGCTTGTCGGCCCAGACCATTGCGACGGCTCAGAAGGTCGCACCTGGTAAGGTCAACCTCGCGCTTGACTTGATCGGctgcgacgaggagatcaaCGCCGCCATGGCGTACGTGTTTGGCAACGTGTTCGTGtgcaaggacaaggagtCAGCCAAGGCCGTGACGTTTAACAAAGCGATCGGCGTCAGGTCCGTCACCCTCGAGGGGGACGTGTACGACCCTTCTGGCTCCCTCTCCGGTGGTGCGGCACCCTCTAGCTCCGGTGTCCTTGTCAAAGTCCAAGAGTTGCGCAGCATCGAGAAGCAGATTGCGGCACAcaagaaggagctcgaAGCAGCGTCGCACGAGCTTGATTCGGCCAAGAAGGTTATCGCACAGTGGCGCAAGGACAAGCGTGCCGTCGACTTGTGTGCTCACGAGGTCACCCTCCTCGAAGAGCAAGTGAACGGCAGTAACGCTACCAAGGTGAGTTGCTGTGTCCATCCGTCAGTTGACATCAGATCATCGGTGAGGTGGAGGCTGCACGCAAGACTCTGGCCGAGCTTAAGGCCATCATCGAGctggccaaggagaagcaAAAGGCAGCATCCGCAGATATCAAGCGgatcgagaaggagatggacTCGTTCCAGAATGACAAGCCTACGAAGATTAAGGAGTTGAAGGCCGATATTGCCAACAAGAAAaaggagctcggcaagaAGACGACGCAGGTCAAGATGCGCCAGAAGGAGGTGCAGACTGCCGAACTTCAGATCCAGCAGCTTGAGTCGGATCTCGAAGCTGCCGGAGcagaggtcaaggaggccgtTGCGGCAGAGGCCACGAGTAAGGcggagctcgccgagctgggccaACAGCTCAAGGTGCAGCAGGCAGAGcacaaggccgccgaggccagattcaaggccgagcgcgccttGATCGCTCGCTTCGACAACGAGGTTAACGATCTCGAGCGGGAcatcaaggccaagaagcaggAGATaaccgacgacgagctctcTCTAAAGaagctcgagcacgacctGGGCCTGGCGAAGAAGGAGCGTTCGTCGTCggaggcggccaaggagaaccTGGAGAAGCAGTTCCCCTGGATCCTGGACGAGCAGCAGTTCTTTGGCAAGCCCGGCTCGCCATACGATTTCAACGgcgtcaacctcgcccaggcgcgcgagcaatgccgcgagctcgagacgcAACACAAGGGCATGGGTCGCAAGATCAACACCAAGGTCATGAACATGATCGACAacgtcgagaagaaggagtCGGGACTGCACAAGATGATGAGCACggtgctcaaggacaaAGCCAAGATCGAGGCGACgatcgtcgagctcgaccacTATaagcgcgacgcgctggccAAGACGTGGGAGAAGGTCAACGGTGACTTTGGCCTCATCTTCGCCGAGCTCCTACCCGGCAACTTTGCCAAGCTTCAACCCTCGGAGGGGCAGGACCTGACtgagggcctcgaggtcaaggtccGTCTCGGGCCCGTTTGGAAGGCGTCTCTCACCGAGCTGTCGGGCGGGCAGCGCTCACTCATCGCTCTCTCCCTCATCATGTCGCTGCTCCAGTTCAAGCCCGCACCGATGTATAttctcgacgagatcgatgccgcgctcgacctaCAGCACACGCAGCACATTGGACAGCTGTTCCGCAACCGCTTCAAGGGGAGCCAGTTTATTGTGGTTTCCCTCAAGGAGGGCCTGTTCACCAACGCCAATGTTCTGTTCCGCACGCGCTTCCGCGATGGTACATCAATCGTAGAGCGTACCGccacgcgctcggcgtcggtgtACGACAAGGAGAACGACGAGAGCCAGACCCAGTCCCAGAGTCAGCCGGCACCAAAGCGAcgtggtggcggtgcgAGGGTACCCCTTGTCGTGCGATAGCCACCATATTGAACACTGCTAGTCTTGTAGATCTTGTTGTACAACTACCTGCCGAGCTGTCGTTGTCAAGGTAATCTGCCGTCAGACTGGGACCGAACAGCGCCCGAGCCGAGGATGTGAGAGGCGTTCCGAAAGACCCGCGGCTACATGTCCCCGAGAAATGCAGTGCAGCACGGCGTCATGACAATGACGATGTGGCGCTGAGGCGCAAAATGCGCACGTACGACGCACAACGCTTAGCAGGCAGTACATTTACAAAAGTCGTCTAGGAGCTCTTCTCGTCAACAAACGGGTCTCCGGCTGTTGCGCTCATCGTTGGTGCGCGGGGGTATGGTGCGATATTGGGGGCGCCATTCGGGGCAAGTGCAGTGGTAGGATTCCTCTGGCCCTGGGTTTGTGGCGCAAGCGGCGCCAGTGGCTGCGGGGCCATGGGTGCGATGGGCCGCCCAAGAGGCTCGAGCTTGTGCTGTTCAAGCTTTGGCAATGGTAGGCGCGTCACGGCAGGGCTTGGTGTTGGCCGTGGTGTGGGGCCCGGGAGCGTCGCGACGCTCGGTGCCGGCGACGGGGCGATTTTGACGCCTGGCGGGACGGGCGTGCCCACTGCTGTGCTGGTCCAACTAGCAGGCCcgctctcggcctcggccttggcgcgcttcgccttggccttgcggCCAGGTCGCCCCTCATCCGGCACGCCAGGCTGGACCGTCCACCACCCGCCCTTGCCACCCTCGTCGGTGCCGTCTGCCTTGTTTACGCGCACGAACATTttcctgctgtcagcgtCACGAAGTTAGGGAGGCGGTTGGATCGGCCGTTGCGCGACCTCAAACTCACTTGAGACTCAGGTTGTGTCTGATGCTGTTCTGCCACCCGGCTGTCTTCTTCTCATCAAGCGTCTTGAAGAAGGGGAAACGCTCAGCGATGCTGCTATAGAtctgcgcgagctggagctTTCTATCGGGCGCGGCCTCGATCGCGAACCGGATCATCTCGTGATACGGGTACGGCGGCTTGCAGTCGTAGCCTGGGAACTGGCCCTGTGTCGAGGTGGGAAGCTCGTTGACCTTTCGGCCGGCACCCTTCGGGGCAACTGCCGGGGCAGCTACCTCGCTCACTTGCGAGAGTTGGGAGGTGCTAGACGACCCGCCGCGGGGACCCCACCGTCCCTGGCCCATTGCGATGAGCTGGGAAGCGTggctctcctcgctcgcAAGGGGCGATACGGGGCCGTCTTCTTCTGCCTCTTTGGAGTTGAGAAGTGAGAGGCCAGCGATCTGGGGCGACGCCGTCCCGCGCACGCTACGCCCGCGGTGCGCGGCGAACGAGAGACCAGCGGCGAAGTCTTGCGTAGTGGACCCACCGGCAATTGTGCGCCGTCGCTTATGCCCGCCACGCTCCATCTTGGAGGTGGTTAACGGGCTGCCTTCGATGGCCTCCGCAGCCTCGAGCAGTTCTTGCAGGGCGTCGGgggtcgacgcgcgccgcttcCGGACCCGGCCCGGCGACTGCGAAGCTGGCCGCTTTCTCCATGATCGGTCTACGGACTGGGGTACAGTCGGCGCGTGGgcgggaagagggagggtgAGCGGCTCGAGGCTGCGCTCCTTGACTCCCGGAGTGCGGGTGACAATCTCGGCAAATTCATCTAGCACACTGCGGGCAGGCGTGTCGGGCATAGCGCGACGAGTGCTGCTCGAGTCTGGTGACAG of Cutaneotrichosporon cavernicola HIS019 DNA, chromosome: 4 contains these proteins:
- the SMC2 gene encoding uncharacterized protein (SMC proteins Flexible Hinge Domain), with the translated sequence MRIEELILDGFKSYPVRTTISGFDESFNAITGLNGSGKSNILDAICFVLGITNMTSVRAGNLMDLIYKRGQAGVTKASVTIVFNNQDRSKSPVGFENTPQITVTRQIAVGNVSKYLLNGHKSTLQTIQNLFQSVQLNINNPNFLIMQGKITKVLNMKPAEILGMVEEAAGTRMFEERKDKAVKTMSKKDKKVEEISTLLREEIEPKLEKLRAEKRSYLEYQKATSELERLTRLVKAYEWRLVVDKLEKSGASLEQKHNDIAAAKEDITRGGEECKVMEKELQEIEASRAKEMAKGGKMQALADAVNELERELVKINTQLEIKESTVADDAKRVEGANSSVAETKDTLAAKKETSEKDAMAYAELKEAYDAGVKDLERTERLLESLITGLSSSKGDEDGSAGGYMGELAEAKALLTAAGTEAEQAKVKIGLAEREIKDKEPRAKKAEKEGEGLVKELAAKRTEVDQLRARVKASGWDEDKERSLLERQAEHGQKIAQLSEKRDTIKSRLALLDFEYTDPYPNFDRNKVKGLVATLVDLDETNYSCSTALEICAGGRLYNVVVDDAKTGAALLGQGKMRKRVTIIPLNKINAFRLSAQTIATAQKVAPGKVNLALDLIGCDEEINAAMAYVFGNVFVCKDKESAKAVTFNKAIGVRSVTLEGDVYDPSGSLSGGAAPSSSGVLVKVQELRSIEKQIAAHKKELEAASHELDSAKKVIAQWRKDKRAVDLCAHEVTLLEEQVNGSNATKIIGEVEAARKTLAELKAIIELAKEKQKAASADIKRIEKEMDSFQNDKPTKIKELKADIANKKKELGKKTTQVKMRQKEVQTAELQIQQLESDLEAAGAEVKEAVAAEATSKAELAELGQQLKVQQAEHKAAEARFKAERALIARFDNEVNDLERDIKAKKQEITDDELSLKKLEHDLGLAKKERSSSEAAKENLEKQFPWILDEQQFFGKPGSPYDFNGVNLAQAREQCRELETQHKGMGRKINTKVMNMIDNVEKKESGLHKMMSTVLKDKAKIEATIVELDHYKRDALAKTWEKVNGDFGLIFAELLPGNFAKLQPSEGQDLTEGLEVKVRLGPVWKASLTELSGGQRSLIALSLIMSLLQFKPAPMYILDEIDAALDLQHTQHIGQLFRNRFKGSQFIVVSLKEGLFTNANVLFRTRFRDGTSIVERTATRSASVYDKENDESQTQSQSQPAPKRRGGGARVPLVVR
- the HCM1 gene encoding uncharacterized protein (FORKHEAD), which encodes MVDLRASSRSGAPRTPGDDVAALASGPSTQTSRHPSPRKNGRVLPTPDSLSPSTSKHSPRLPPNFEPTHQLPPALPSRYSYPPQSPYRPGQYQQSECAPSERTRIGRAGTRLFQEDDDGNVPTSDDLASSSPLQPAFEPKMVLRNGASVDLISWLRTNFHHQPPPHTPVTSVMNLNHVQRLLQERFPRVPDQVELKRAVLAAFPHSQWDEPLQHSAPEPPIMRGLAWIGRDVAEEDDDTPGRTRPIQRRPRLDANDNGQSRSPTNSPLLSPDSSSTRRAMPDTPARSVLDEFAEIVTRTPGVKERSLEPLTLPLPAHAPTVPQSVDRSWRKRPASQSPGRVRKRRASTPDALQELLEAAEAIEGSPLTTSKMERGGHKRRRTIAGGSTTQDFAAGLSFAAHRGRSVRGTASPQIAGLSLLNSKEAEEDGPVSPLASEESHASQLIAMGQGRWGPRGGSSSTSQLSQVSEVAAPAVAPKGAGRKVNELPTSTQGQFPGYDCKPPYPYHEMIRFAIEAAPDRKLQLAQIYSSIAERFPFFKTLDEKKTAGWQNSIRHNLSLKKMFVRVNKADGTDEGGKGGWWTVQPGVPDEGRPGRKAKAKRAKAEAESGPASWTSTAVGTPVPPGVKIAPSPAPSVATLPGPTPRPTPSPAVTRLPLPKLEQHKLEPLGRPIAPMAPQPLAPLAPQTQGQRNPTTALAPNGAPNIAPYPRAPTMSATAGDPFVDEKSS